From Pan troglodytes isolate AG18354 chromosome 1, NHGRI_mPanTro3-v2.0_pri, whole genome shotgun sequence:
ccagtgttagaggcagggcctggtgggaggtgtttggatcatggggatggatcccttatgaatgtcttagcaccatccccttggtgatgagtgagctcTTGTTCTAAGTTCACATAAGATCTGCCTggttaaaagtgtgtggtacttcccttctctctttctccctcactctcttgctccctctcttgccatgtgacacgcTGCTCATCTTTGCTTTCCATGGTGATGCAAAGCTCCCTGAGGctctcatcagaagcagatgtggcacacacagcctgcagaaccaaaccataagccaaaataaacatattttctctacAAATCACCCAactttaggtatttctttatagcaatgcaagaatggactaatacgtcTACCTCTAGGTCTTTGTCCAAGCTTCCCAACTGATATGGACCTACCTGACTTCATCTGTCCATGCCATCCAACCCCTCCCTTCTTCAAGTGGCATCATGAAGCCACTTTCTCCAGCAAGATTCTAAAATTGGTCCAGTTGTATCCTAGTAACCTCCAGTGTTAGTTCTTAACCTCCATCCTCTTTCAGAACACCACTACATTTTGCAATGAATTGTCTGCTTCGTTAGACAGTAATCCCTGCAAACTCCTTTTGTAATATGTAACCCCAAGTGCCTTGTACAATGCTTTGCACTCAATGAGCACTTATTATGAACCTGTGAACAAACTAACCATATGTAGAATACATATACCCAGATTCCAACAAGGGTTTACTGGGAAGAGACAGGAAAACAACACAATAACTTTGTTCCACAATTCACTTACTGAATTGGGGCAGGTGATTTAACAATGGATTAGGAGATAAGGCTGGGAGAGAAGAGTTATTGCTTCCCCTCCCAGGAGCCAGTTGTGTCACAGATGCCTGTAAATGTTCCAAAACAGCCATCTGTTGTTGGGTGAGCTGGGTCTGAAGCTGGAGGTTTGCATATATACATTCCAGGAGTCCTAGGCATTCCTTGGGCTTGTGATCAACTCCAGAAGGAAAAGCAACAGAGGTGCAAGGGAACAAAGGAGAGAGATTTGGTAATTGTACTGAGGTTAGAAGGACCCTAATAAAATGACCTCTCCAATCTTTCCAGGCACAACCCAACCCAGACATACCTTTGCCCAGCTGTCACCTCCCAGTGAGGCATACCTGGCTATCCTATTTTAATTTGAAATCAATCACTGGAACTTATTACCCCCTCCCTTGTTTCACTTTTCCCATAATATTTATGGTCATATGgcatattttataattacttaatttttgtCTAAGTCCCCcttctagaatgtaagctccaggaaGGCAAGGATTTTTATCTGATTTGTTCACTACTTTAACCCCAGCACCTAGAAAAATGCCCggcatataacaaatatttgatgagtgAATGAAATGGTCTGGGAGGGAGGCCTAACTTCCCTAGAGCTCAGGGgatacctcagcctcctctgtTACTTGACACAGTGTCTCATTAGCAGTGACCTGAAGTTCCCTAACTTCAACCATTCTTGCTACATtggtcgttttttttttttctttttctttttctttttcttttttcttttttggagacggagtttcacttgtcacccaggctagagtacaatggtatgatctcagctcactgcaacctccaccttctgggttcaaacaattctcccgcctcaacttcctgagtagctgggattacagtcatgtgccaccatgcctggctaatttttgtatcattagtagagacgaggtttcaccacgttgcccaggctggtctcgaactcctgacctcaggtgatccacccgccttggccttccaaagtgctggtattacaagtgtgagccactgcacctggccagtccattctttttctaatatttttcttttttcttttttttttttcaatggagccttgctgtgtctcccaggatgcagtgcagcggcacaatcctggctcactgcaacctccacctcccagtttaagcaatcctcctgcctcagtctcccaagtagctgggattacaggcaggtgccaccatgcccagctaatttttgtatttttagtagagatggggtttcaccatgttggtgaggctggtctcaaactcctgacctcaggtaatccgcacgcttcggcctcccacagtgctgggattacaggcatgagccaccgagccctgcCAGtccattcttttgtttgtttgttttgagatggagtttcactcttgttgcccaggctggagtgcaatggcccagtcttggttcactgcaacctccgcctcccaggttcaagcaattctcctgcctcggcctcctgagcagctgagattacaggcacctgccaccacgcccagcttatttttgtatttttagtagagacagggtttcaccatgtcggtcaggctggtctgaaactcctgacctcaggcaatccacctgccttggcctcccaaagtgctgggattacagggatgagctaccgtgcccagccactttttctaatattttacataGCCAGTTAACCTTGGTAATTATATTATctgctgtttgtatttttatcagtCTTGACTTCTTTGTTGGACTCTGAGGTCGGTCCTCAAAAACAGGGGTTATGACTGTCTAGTTAGTGCCCTGTTGGGTTCCCCATAGCTATGCCAAATACCCACTGACCTCCCCAAGGGAAGATGAAAATTCAAAGACCCTGAGACTGAGCTAATCGTTTCCTTCTCTAGCCaccgttttttaaaattttaccttccCAAGTGAACAGGGGTAAACCTGGCCATCTTTTAACTAACATTACCAGTAAGCAATGAGAGGTTCACTTCACTCCTGCCTAGTCTAGCAAAAGTGCTAACAAGCAAGGAAACAATATAAGTTGGTAGAACTGGGATGATAATGATATCAATGAAAGTAAATAATCAACAAGCTACCACGGAAAGATCTATAGATGCCTAACATAGATTTGGCTCTTGATCAATAGGCGACAGCTCAAGCCACCTCCTCCATGCAACCCTTCCCCCTGTTGAGTCCATTAGAAAACCCTCCCTACATCCTTACCTGAGGGCAGCTTTGTTGTCTGGATGTTCAGAAAAGTGGCTGGTGGGGAACTTGCTTGAAGATTAATATAGCTGGGGGAGGGTTTTGCTCTACAGAGAGGCACAGCATTAGCTTCCTCTTTGGCTGGAACTAAATCAGAGATAACTAATCAGAGCTCATTCCAACAAGGGACAGCCTTTCTAATTAGATCCCTGCACCTGGTCCATGAAAGCAGGTGCCCAGGCCCTGCCGTGAATATGTTACATATCAGAAAGATAcataagacaaaaaagaaatcataatagGATTAAGAGAAACCAAGCAGGAGTGGGATAAGCCAAAATCTAATTTGTTTACAAGTTGTTACTGATATACACTACATGCTTGCGACTGTACTAAATCCTAGGGTATACATGAGATGTGTTAAGACATGGTTTCTTAGATGCTTAGTATCTAGTTAGGAAGACAAATCAGACACAGGTGAAACAGTGATCTAACAACATGAGAACATAAACAATGAGTCTGAGTCTGGGGTGAAAATAAAAGCCTTTTATCTGTTAGTTATACTATGTGATTAAAGGTAAAAATGAATGTTTCTTAAAAGGGAGAAGAGATCAATATGAGTAGTGAGAGAACTCTACCTCCCTTCAGGTAGAGGATATTTACTGAACCTTAAAAACTTGAGaagcggctgggcgcggtggctcatgcttgtaatcccagcactttgggaggccaaggcaggcagattacctaagatcagcagttcaagactagcctgaccaacctggtaaaactccgtctctactaaaaatacaaaactagccgggcgtggtggcagacgcttgtagtcccagctacttgggaggctgaggcaggataatcacttgaacccgggaggcagagattgcagcgagccgagatcacaccactgcactccagcctgggcaacaagggtgaaattccttctcaaaaaaaatgaaacaacaacaaaaaaaaacttgagaagCCAGGCTATACTGGTGAGAACACAATCAAGCCCCTCTCCCTAACAAGGATTGGCCTGTGACCCAATACAGGCCAATCATGGTATTCCCATCCCCCTTGGCAACTGTGACTGAGCCAAGGGATTAGGCGCATGAGGTAAGTTGGGCCAGAGTCATTCCCTGGGATCAATATATGGATTCTGTGTCTAAGAAATTTACTTTCTTCTGATCTCCTATTCTGAGAAAATGTATGGTTGGGCCCAATGAAAGCTATTTGGCCAGCATATCATGAGAAGTGGATAAAAGCAAGAGACTAGAGACAAGGAAAAGCACAGGAGAGAGACAGATGGATACACAGACACCAACAGGCACCAAATCCCCAGTTTTAGTCCCCGAGGCCCTGGTTTTTGCCGCTCTTCTTCCCATTATTCTGTGAGCTATTTCAGCATCTCTCCCAACTGCACAAGTCCCTGAATTGCCTTTTTTACTTAAAGAAGTTTGAGTAAAACTCAACTCTCATATTAACATAATCACATCTGGACATATTGAATCTGAGGTGAGAGTAGGAAATCCAAATAGAAGTGCCCAGAAAAACAGCCAGAGAGCTGGCACCGGAGCTCAAGTGAAAGGTCAAACTGCCAGGCAGCCCCAAAAAGGGGATGAAGGAGCTGCAAAAATACATTAGCTCTCCAAggcaaaaaacagagagagaaaaactgaACCTTCAAGGAACTCCTCCTCAGGAGTCTAGAAGATGAAAAGGAAGTGGCAAAGTAGACAAGGGCAATGGATGGAAAGTCAGACAGCTGGAACTAGGTAAGAATTAAAAAGGCAAGACAGTAGGGAGACAATAATTCACTATTATAATGAAATCAAGAAAGGATGGTAAAACAATTCATTTTCATCATACACATAAGAGATAGCTAAGTGCCTGCTATGTGTCAGTCGCTGTGGATACCACAGTTTGCTAAACAGAAGTGGTCACTACTCTCCTGGAACTGACAGTCTTGCTGTGCAGATAGGCATTAGGTGATCAAGCACACATGCTATTACACTTCAGTAAGTGCTATGAAAGCAACTGACCTAGTCTGTAGAGCTGGAAAACATGTCCTGAGGAAATAATATCTCAGCTGGGATCTGAAGGATTAAGAAGGGCCTCTTCATAAAAAACAAGCCTGGGGGCAGAAGTGTGAAAAGTAGGTTGTATGAAGGAAGATGTCTTATTCTTGTTCTTTACTCAGAGGGCAACAGAAGGAATGGCCTGGTAAGAGGAAGAAGTGCTTATATGTGGGTGCCAGGGTGAGATGCTTTCTGTCTGGAAGGTCACTGAGCCTATGAAAACTGAAATCTGTTCTGTCAGTCACTCTTGGTGAGGGAAatatgtttttttggttttggtttttttcttttgcactggATTACGGGGTTTGTGGATTTTCCAGGCTCTACTGGTAGGTCATCCATCTTCTTTTCCCTCCTGCTCCAGAGTCATCAGTCACTTGATGGCTTGTGCAGAATGTGGTAAGGAGACAGAAGTTGAAACTCAGGTCTCAAGATTCTTCTCAATAATGTGTTAATTTCCATGCAAAATGTGTTAATTTCCATGCAAATgcacttttaaataatttgagtCCTTCCCGGACATAtgagaatgcatttttttttcttttttttttggagacggagtcttgctctgtcgcccaggctggagtgcagtggtgcgatctcggctcactgcaagctccgcctcccaggttcatgccattctcctgcctcagcctcccaagtagctgggactacaggtgcccgctacaatgcccggctaattttttgtatttttagtagagacgggtttcaccgtgttagccaggatggtctcgatctcctgaccttgtgatctgcctgcctcagccttccaaagtgctgggattacaagcgtgagccactgcgcccggccaagaatgcATTTTATACTGGGTTATAAGGTTTGAAGAATGCTTTACACATTTTTACACAAGGTGGcatgagaaattaaaaattgttttttaattaaagaaagagACTGCTTTACACACACTCTATACTAAAGGAGCTGTATTTCTGACAATGTATAACAGAGGATGAGGGTGGAGAGAGGCAAAAGGAGGCAGAACAGAGGATA
This genomic window contains:
- the TSACC gene encoding TSSK6-activating co-chaperone protein isoform X2, yielding MERHTSHPNRKVPAKEEANAVPLCRAKPSPSYINLQASSPPATFLNIQTTKLPSAQGMPRTPGMYICKPPASDPAHPTTDGCFGTFTGICDTTGSWEGKQ
- the TSACC gene encoding TSSK6-activating co-chaperone protein isoform X1, which codes for MERHTSHPNRKVPAKEEANAVPLCRAKPSPSYINLQASSPPATFLNIQTTKLPSVDHKPKECLGLLECIYANLQLQTQLTQQQMAVLEHLQASVTQLAPGRGSNNSSLPALSPNPLLNHLPQFSK